AAATGGAAGGTGAAATCAGCTGGAAGGGGCAGCCTTTCGCTCTCGATGTGCCAAGCCTGTCGGGTAATTTTCATATGGATATCGCATCCGGCCAATTTCTGAAAGTCGACCCGAGTGCTGCCAAGCTGCTGGGCGTGTTGAACATGCAGGCCTTGCCGCGCCGCTTGGCCCTCGATTTCCGCGATGTGTTTTCAGAAGGCTTCGCATTCGATGGCATCACTGCGGCGGCATCGATCACGAACGGTGTGGCGAAGACCGACAGCTTCAAGATGCGCGGTGTCGCCGCCACCGTCCTGATCGACGGCACGGCGGATATCGGAAGGGAATCGCAAAATCTGCATGTCGCGGTCATCCCGGAAATCAATGTCGGTGCGGCATCGGTTGTCTATGGGCTCGCGGTCAATCCGGTCATCGGTGTGGGGACTTTTCTTGCGCAGCTGTTCCTGCGTGACCCCTTGATGAAGGCATTCACGTTCGAATATCAGGTGACCGGTCCGTGGAAGGAGCCGGTCGTGACCAAGCTTGCGCGAAAGATGGGCAGTCCGGCGGCCGATCCGGTGACGGAATCCGCAAAGCCCGGTTAAGGAGAGGTTCGATGGAAGGTGTGATCAAGCTTGCTGCGGTACAGATGGTATCCACGCCACATGTTGACGAGAATCTTGCCGTGGCACGCCGACTGATCGCACAAGCGGCGCAGGAGGGCGCGCAGCTTGTGCTGCTGCCTGAATACTGGCCCGTGATGGGCATGCAGGAAACCGACAAAATCGCTCACGCCGAACGGCTCGATGCCGGCCCCATCCAGAAATTCATGTCGGATGCCGCGCGCGAGAACGGCGTGTGGCTGATCGGCGGAACCATGCCGATGGTCGCGCCCGAAGCCGGCAAGGTGCTCAACACCATGATGGTCTACAACCCGTCTGGCGAACACGTCATCCGGTATGACAAGATTCATCTGTTCAGCTTCACGAAGGGGGCGGAGTCGTACGATGAGGCGCGCACCATCGTCCACGGCGCCAAGGTCGCGACGTTCGATGCGCCGTTCGGGAAGGTCGGGCTGTCGGTGTGCTACGACCTGCGTTTTCCCGAACTCTATCGCGCCATGGGCGATTGCACGTTGATCGTGCTGCCCGCTGCCTTCACCTGGACCACCGGCAAGGCGCATTGGGAAATACTGCTGCGCGCCCGCGCCATCGAGAACCAGTGCTATGTACTCGCGTCCGCGCAGGGCGGCGTGCATCCGAACGGTCGTCGCACTTGGGGGCACAGCATGCTGATCGATCCGTGGGGCGACATCAAGTCCGTGCTGCCCGAGGGAGAGGGTGTGGTGATCGGGGAGATCGAGCTGCAGCGTCTCGGTAATGTGCGTGAAAGCTTGCCGGCGTTGAAACATCGCAAGCTGTGACCGCTGCGATGCAGCGGATGCAGAGTGATTCCTCTCGGCACTTCCCGATGTGGATATACCCTTGCAAGACAGATGCTCTACAATCCATGAATCCATTGAATCGAATTCAACTTCCCACCGAAGTACGCACACACCATGAATCTATTTGAACCGAACCTCCAGACCCTGGCGACCGCACGTGAAATCCTGCTGACGCCGTTCGGCCTCGACGAATCGAAATTGAATCAGGCGCTGGGTGCAATCTTCACGCACCGCGTCGATTATGCGGACCTGTATTTCCAGTTCACCAAGAGCGAAGGCTGGAGTCTGGAAGAAGGCATCGTCAAGACTGGCAGCTTTTCCATCGACCAGGGCGTCGGCGTACGCGCCGTGTCGGGCGACAAGACCGCGTTTTCCTATTCGGATGAAATTTCCGAGCGCGCATTGCATGAAGCCGCAGAGGCAACACGCACCATCGCGCGTCAGGGCGCAGGCAAGGTGAAGGTCGCTTCCTCCATCCG
The Noviherbaspirillum cavernae DNA segment above includes these coding regions:
- a CDS encoding carbon-nitrogen hydrolase family protein; protein product: MEGVIKLAAVQMVSTPHVDENLAVARRLIAQAAQEGAQLVLLPEYWPVMGMQETDKIAHAERLDAGPIQKFMSDAARENGVWLIGGTMPMVAPEAGKVLNTMMVYNPSGEHVIRYDKIHLFSFTKGAESYDEARTIVHGAKVATFDAPFGKVGLSVCYDLRFPELYRAMGDCTLIVLPAAFTWTTGKAHWEILLRARAIENQCYVLASAQGGVHPNGRRTWGHSMLIDPWGDIKSVLPEGEGVVIGEIELQRLGNVRESLPALKHRKL